One window of Arthrobacter oryzae genomic DNA carries:
- a CDS encoding permease yields the protein MPGRARRPAMGLMVGLAVIGVLLALRILSPATGQATWLADAARDFVSLSISVVIESLPFVFLGIVLSIGVQIWLPEGFLVRRLPKSPALRRPVLSLLGMLLPVCECGNVPLARGLIVRGLTVSESMTFLFAAPILNPVTIITTQQAFGWDNGILVSRIAGGFLIANLIGWIYSRHPRPEALLTPRFQEECSMEDHAGQATGKVGRSVQLFVRETGAMMPALFIGAGIAGLIQVGVPRDVLVSVGSSPVWSVAALMVLAFVVAVCSNVDAFFILSFGATFMPGSIVAFLVFGPMIDVKMLALLRTTFTAKTLLQLTVVVALCSAALGLAVNYVL from the coding sequence ATGCCCGGAAGAGCGCGCCGCCCTGCCATGGGGCTGATGGTCGGATTAGCGGTGATCGGTGTACTGCTGGCCCTCCGGATCCTGTCTCCAGCGACGGGCCAGGCAACCTGGCTGGCGGATGCTGCGCGTGACTTTGTTTCCCTGTCGATCAGCGTGGTGATCGAATCCCTCCCGTTCGTTTTCCTCGGCATCGTGCTCTCGATCGGAGTGCAGATCTGGCTGCCGGAGGGTTTCCTGGTCCGACGGCTCCCGAAGAGTCCGGCGCTCAGGCGGCCCGTCCTGTCCCTGCTGGGGATGCTGCTCCCGGTGTGCGAATGCGGGAACGTCCCGCTGGCCCGCGGGCTGATCGTGCGGGGGCTGACCGTGTCCGAGTCCATGACGTTCCTGTTTGCTGCGCCGATCCTGAATCCGGTCACGATCATCACCACCCAGCAGGCATTCGGCTGGGACAACGGCATCCTCGTTTCCCGCATTGCCGGCGGTTTCCTCATCGCCAACCTGATCGGATGGATCTACAGCCGCCATCCGCGCCCCGAGGCGCTGTTGACGCCGCGGTTCCAGGAGGAGTGTTCCATGGAGGACCACGCCGGGCAGGCCACAGGAAAAGTTGGACGCAGCGTCCAGCTGTTCGTGCGGGAGACGGGCGCCATGATGCCCGCCCTGTTCATCGGCGCAGGTATCGCGGGGCTCATCCAGGTAGGGGTCCCGCGGGACGTCCTGGTTTCGGTGGGAAGCAGTCCGGTCTGGTCCGTTGCGGCCTTGATGGTCCTGGCCTTCGTCGTGGCAGTGTGCTCCAACGTTGACGCGTTCTTCATCCTGTCGTTCGGGGCAACGTTCATGCCGGGCTCCATCGTGGCGTTCCTGGTGTTCGGGCCGATGATTGATGTGAAAATGCTGGCCCTCCTCCGCACCACTTTCACCGCAAAGACCCTCCTGCAGCTCACCGTGGTGGTGGCACTGTGCTCCGCCGCACTGGGATTGGCGGTCAATTATGTCCTATAG
- the paaZ gene encoding phenylacetic acid degradation bifunctional protein PaaZ has protein sequence MTTTATAPKSSLDTVETVPSFVRDAWWTPDAGAAASAVPVLDASTGELLAKVSTEGLDLADVVDYGRTTGQKELGTLTFHQRALKLKELAQYLNARREHFYELSAQTGATKVDSMVDIDGGIGVLFTFGSKGRRELPNSQVVVDGPMEVLSRDGSFAGEHIYTRIPGVAVQINAFNFPVWGMLEKFAPAFIAGVPTIVKPATPTGYVAAAVVKAMIESNILPKGSLQLISGSARTILDHLDYRDLVSFTGSASTANSLKNHPNVVEGGIRFTSETDSLNAAILGPDAVKGTPEFDAFIKSVVTEMTVKAGQKCTSIRRTIVPRELVSDVVAAVGARIEERVVLGDPRAEGVTMGALASLEQLADVRAAVQSMLDAGGELAYGTLDSPKVTKADGGVAVVEGGAFMSPVLLSWADAEAEEVHSLEAFGPVSSVIGYTDLADAVRLAARGGGSLVASVCTNDPEVARELVTGIAAHHGRVLMLNREDARSSTGHGSPVPHLVHGGPGRAGGGEELGGIRSVMHHMQRTAIQGSPNMLTAVTGVWHTGADRNFTLDTEGQHPFRKHLSTLHIGDAVRSGLREVSLEEITKFANSTGDTFYAHTNQEAAEANPFFPGIVAHGYLLLAWGAGLFVEPAPGPVLANYGLENLRFITPVAAGDSIRVTLTAKKITPRETDEYGEVAWDAVLTNQNDEIVATYDVLTLVEK, from the coding sequence ATGACCACCACTGCAACTGCTCCGAAATCCTCGCTGGACACTGTGGAGACCGTTCCCAGTTTCGTCCGGGACGCCTGGTGGACGCCCGACGCCGGAGCCGCGGCTTCCGCTGTTCCGGTCCTGGACGCCAGCACAGGAGAACTCCTGGCGAAGGTGAGCACCGAGGGACTGGACCTTGCCGACGTCGTGGATTACGGCCGTACCACCGGCCAGAAGGAACTCGGCACGCTGACCTTCCACCAGCGCGCCCTCAAGCTCAAGGAACTGGCCCAGTACCTCAACGCCCGCCGCGAGCACTTCTATGAGCTGTCCGCGCAGACCGGCGCCACCAAGGTCGACTCCATGGTGGACATCGACGGCGGCATCGGCGTGCTCTTCACGTTCGGTTCCAAGGGCCGGCGCGAGCTGCCCAACTCGCAGGTTGTGGTGGACGGCCCTATGGAGGTGCTGTCCCGGGACGGATCCTTCGCCGGCGAGCACATCTACACCCGCATTCCGGGCGTCGCAGTGCAGATCAACGCCTTCAACTTCCCGGTCTGGGGCATGCTGGAGAAGTTTGCGCCGGCGTTCATTGCCGGTGTTCCCACCATCGTCAAGCCGGCCACCCCCACCGGCTACGTGGCAGCGGCCGTGGTCAAGGCCATGATCGAATCCAACATCCTGCCCAAGGGTTCCCTGCAGCTCATCTCCGGATCAGCCCGCACCATCCTGGACCACCTCGACTACCGCGACCTTGTGTCGTTCACCGGGTCCGCCTCCACGGCCAACTCGTTGAAGAACCACCCGAACGTGGTGGAGGGCGGCATCCGCTTCACGTCCGAAACGGACTCGCTCAACGCCGCCATCCTGGGCCCGGACGCGGTCAAGGGCACCCCGGAGTTCGACGCATTCATCAAATCCGTGGTCACCGAAATGACGGTCAAGGCCGGCCAGAAGTGCACGTCCATCCGCCGCACCATCGTGCCCCGCGAGCTGGTGTCCGACGTCGTTGCCGCCGTGGGTGCCCGCATCGAGGAACGCGTGGTGCTGGGTGATCCCCGCGCCGAAGGCGTCACCATGGGTGCGTTGGCCTCCCTGGAGCAGTTGGCCGACGTCCGCGCCGCTGTGCAGTCCATGCTCGACGCCGGCGGCGAGCTTGCGTACGGCACGCTGGACTCGCCGAAGGTCACCAAGGCGGACGGGGGAGTTGCCGTCGTCGAAGGCGGTGCCTTTATGTCGCCCGTGCTGCTCAGCTGGGCAGACGCCGAAGCCGAGGAAGTCCACTCGCTGGAGGCCTTCGGCCCGGTGTCCTCGGTGATCGGCTACACCGACCTGGCCGACGCCGTGCGCCTCGCCGCCCGTGGTGGCGGCTCGCTGGTGGCTTCGGTGTGCACCAACGACCCCGAGGTTGCCCGCGAACTGGTCACCGGGATCGCGGCGCACCACGGCCGCGTCCTGATGCTCAACCGCGAGGACGCCCGTTCGTCGACAGGCCATGGCTCGCCTGTCCCGCACCTGGTCCACGGCGGGCCGGGACGTGCCGGCGGCGGCGAAGAGCTGGGCGGCATCCGCTCGGTGATGCACCACATGCAGCGCACCGCCATCCAGGGTTCGCCCAACATGCTCACCGCCGTCACGGGTGTGTGGCACACCGGCGCGGACCGCAACTTCACCCTTGACACCGAGGGCCAGCACCCGTTCCGGAAGCACCTGAGCACGCTGCACATCGGCGATGCGGTCCGCTCCGGGCTGCGCGAAGTGAGCCTGGAGGAGATCACCAAGTTCGCCAACTCCACGGGCGACACGTTCTACGCCCACACCAACCAGGAGGCTGCGGAGGCCAATCCGTTCTTCCCGGGCATTGTGGCGCACGGCTACCTGCTGCTGGCCTGGGGCGCCGGGCTGTTCGTGGAGCCGGCTCCGGGCCCCGTGCTGGCGAATTACGGCCTGGAGAACCTGCGCTTCATCACCCCGGTGGCCGCAGGCGACTCCATCCGCGTGACCCTGACCGCCAAGAAGATCACCCCGCGCGAGACCGACGAATATGGCGAGGTGGCCTGGGACGCCGTCCTCACCAACCAGAACGACGAAATCGTAGCCACCTACGACGTCCTCACCCTGGTCGAAAAGTAG
- a CDS encoding PaaI family thioesterase, giving the protein MQPETGSVELWKITLGELDEKMGVKIVEESVERVVATMPVEGNRQSFGLLHGGASLAVGEAVGSWAAVIHASTMGKTAVGVDVSATHHKSARDGQITITATPIHLGGTLTTHEVLLTNEAGQRLCTLRITNLLMDRK; this is encoded by the coding sequence ATGCAGCCCGAAACCGGCAGCGTCGAACTGTGGAAGATCACGCTCGGCGAACTCGACGAGAAGATGGGCGTGAAGATCGTCGAGGAATCCGTGGAGCGTGTTGTCGCCACCATGCCGGTGGAGGGCAACCGGCAGTCCTTCGGGCTGCTTCACGGCGGAGCCTCACTTGCTGTGGGCGAGGCGGTAGGCTCCTGGGCCGCCGTGATCCACGCCAGCACCATGGGCAAGACCGCCGTGGGCGTGGATGTGTCCGCCACCCACCACAAATCGGCACGCGACGGCCAGATCACCATCACGGCCACGCCCATCCACCTGGGCGGAACGCTGACCACGCACGAGGTCCTGCTCACCAACGAGGCCGGCCAGCGACTGTGCACGCTCCGGATCACCAACCTGTTGATGGACCGGAAATGA
- a CDS encoding DUF4397 domain-containing protein → MRKTTYAAGALSLAAALTFAAPAQAGGWHHHDDDPAKLSVLHGVPGLTVDVWVDGNLTLDDFTPGTLAGPLELAAGDYDIAITASDATSADNPVIGPVTVELDSGGDYTAVAHLDAEGAATATLFANDTKAPRNDKKGKLTVRHVAAAPAVDVLAGGSAVIEGLSNPEEATLKLKAGTISASVAAAGTTDPVIGPADITVEGGKNTIVYAWGSLADGNLAVAVQVVDSEERWHGRR, encoded by the coding sequence ATGCGCAAAACAACCTACGCCGCCGGAGCACTGTCGCTCGCGGCCGCACTGACCTTCGCAGCCCCCGCCCAGGCCGGTGGCTGGCACCACCACGACGACGACCCCGCCAAGCTCAGTGTGCTGCACGGCGTCCCCGGCCTGACGGTGGACGTGTGGGTGGATGGCAACCTCACCCTGGATGACTTCACTCCCGGAACCCTGGCCGGCCCGCTGGAGCTCGCCGCCGGGGACTACGACATCGCCATCACCGCCTCGGACGCCACCAGCGCCGACAACCCGGTGATCGGGCCGGTGACCGTTGAGCTCGACAGCGGCGGAGACTACACCGCCGTGGCCCACCTCGACGCCGAGGGGGCCGCCACGGCCACACTCTTCGCCAACGACACGAAGGCTCCGCGCAACGACAAGAAGGGCAAGCTGACGGTGAGGCACGTAGCCGCAGCGCCCGCCGTCGACGTTCTGGCCGGCGGTTCCGCCGTGATCGAGGGACTCAGCAACCCGGAGGAGGCAACCCTGAAGCTCAAGGCCGGAACCATTTCGGCGTCCGTTGCCGCAGCCGGGACCACCGACCCGGTGATCGGGCCGGCCGACATCACGGTCGAGGGCGGCAAGAACACGATCGTGTACGCCTGGGGCAGCCTGGCTGACGGCAACCTGGCCGTGGCGGTCCAGGTTGTTGACTCCGAGGAGCGGTGGCACGGCCGCCGCTGA
- a CDS encoding ferritin, whose amino-acid sequence MSTTTFNDLLIKQVGNEFAASQQYIAIAAWFDGQDLPRLAKHFYRQSLEERNHAMMMVRYILDRGIRISIPGIDPVRNDFTSAEEPLVLALAQEIEVTDRIKELFAAARAENDPLGEQFMLWFLKEQVEEVASMSTLLNVARRADNLFDVEMFLARERVGDAGGGGGHGGHHGHGGGHGGGGDSGTPEAAGGAL is encoded by the coding sequence ATGAGCACCACAACTTTCAACGACCTGCTCATCAAACAGGTCGGCAATGAGTTCGCAGCGTCCCAGCAGTACATCGCCATCGCGGCCTGGTTCGACGGACAGGACCTGCCCCGGCTGGCCAAGCACTTCTACCGGCAGTCGCTGGAGGAGCGGAACCACGCGATGATGATGGTCCGGTACATCCTGGACCGGGGCATCAGGATTTCGATTCCCGGCATCGACCCGGTCCGGAACGATTTCACCTCGGCGGAGGAACCCCTGGTCCTGGCCCTGGCGCAGGAAATTGAAGTCACCGACCGCATCAAGGAACTCTTCGCCGCGGCCCGGGCGGAAAACGATCCCCTCGGGGAACAGTTCATGCTCTGGTTCCTCAAGGAACAGGTGGAAGAAGTCGCATCCATGTCCACACTCCTGAACGTTGCACGCCGGGCGGACAACCTTTTCGACGTCGAGATGTTCCTTGCCCGCGAGCGGGTGGGAGACGCCGGGGGCGGCGGCGGGCACGGCGGCCACCACGGTCACGGCGGAGGGCATGGCGGCGGCGGCGACTCCGGGACGCCGGAAGCGGCGGGCGGAGCGCTGTAG
- a CDS encoding RNA polymerase sigma factor: MTLAGPHDWDAALDHAFASGQETALAEAYRRLSPLVFTLALRSLGERAAADDVTQEVFIRAWKSRTSYRPEAARLPAWLVGITRNAISDALSARMRRQELEHAAGQFVGDERVAGPPAADVEAVADRITLEEELDRLGDPQKAIMKLAFYEDLTHDQISSRLQLPLGTVKSHIRRSLSRMRTRLEVGHEAS; the protein is encoded by the coding sequence ATGACCCTTGCCGGCCCGCACGATTGGGACGCTGCTCTCGATCATGCGTTCGCGTCCGGCCAGGAAACGGCCCTCGCCGAGGCCTACCGGCGGCTGAGCCCGCTGGTGTTCACGCTGGCGCTGAGGTCACTGGGGGAACGGGCAGCGGCCGACGACGTCACCCAGGAAGTCTTTATCCGCGCCTGGAAGTCTCGCACCAGCTACCGGCCGGAAGCCGCCCGCCTGCCGGCCTGGCTTGTGGGGATCACCCGCAACGCCATTTCCGATGCGCTCTCGGCCCGGATGCGCCGGCAGGAGCTGGAACACGCTGCCGGGCAGTTCGTGGGTGATGAGCGCGTCGCCGGACCGCCGGCAGCTGACGTGGAAGCCGTGGCAGACCGCATAACCTTGGAGGAAGAGCTGGACCGGTTGGGCGATCCACAGAAGGCGATTATGAAGCTGGCGTTCTACGAGGACCTCACGCACGACCAGATCTCCTCGCGCCTGCAACTGCCCCTCGGCACCGTCAAGAGCCACATCCGTCGCAGCCTCTCCCGGATGCGGACCCGTCTGGAGGTGGGCCATGAAGCATCTTGA
- a CDS encoding anti-sigma factor: MKHLDDEQLSLLALGEPAVSPAEADHLAFCSECSGTLSALERTVRAATVDPAEVELATPGPHNWAAIHQALGLSPGQAQDPLSRAPSLTSPTAGSPTAGSPAAGSPAAAPVISAPPTSAPVTSAPVTAPTPLRPRAAGARAGSGARRWVAMAAAAGIVVGAAAVWAGYNVLGRGPEAVPSPTPTAPQPVVIAQAPLQPLASYTANGKALVEELPDGTRQLVVQLPDSQINGFREVWVISPDLSKLVSLGVLDGEPGVFAIPEGLDLAEYPIVDVSNEPFDGNPAHSSDSIARGELATEN, translated from the coding sequence ATGAAGCATCTTGACGATGAGCAGCTGAGCCTGCTGGCCCTTGGCGAACCCGCCGTGAGCCCGGCCGAGGCCGACCATCTGGCGTTCTGCAGTGAGTGCTCCGGAACCCTTTCCGCCCTGGAACGCACCGTCCGCGCCGCCACCGTGGATCCGGCCGAAGTGGAACTGGCCACGCCCGGACCGCATAACTGGGCCGCTATCCACCAGGCATTGGGGCTCTCCCCCGGGCAGGCTCAGGACCCGCTGAGCAGGGCACCCTCCCTGACGAGTCCAACCGCAGGAAGTCCAACCGCGGGAAGTCCGGCGGCGGGAAGTCCGGCGGCGGCGCCGGTCATCTCAGCGCCACCCACCTCAGCTCCGGTCACCTCGGCGCCGGTTACCGCGCCGACGCCGCTTAGGCCCCGCGCCGCAGGTGCGAGGGCAGGTTCCGGTGCCCGGCGCTGGGTGGCGATGGCGGCAGCCGCCGGAATCGTCGTTGGCGCGGCCGCCGTGTGGGCCGGCTACAACGTCCTCGGGCGAGGCCCGGAAGCCGTGCCTTCGCCCACGCCGACGGCTCCCCAGCCCGTGGTCATTGCCCAGGCACCGCTGCAGCCCCTGGCGTCGTATACGGCAAACGGGAAGGCGCTGGTGGAGGAGCTTCCCGACGGGACGCGCCAGCTGGTGGTCCAGCTCCCGGACAGCCAAATCAACGGCTTCCGTGAGGTCTGGGTCATCTCGCCGGACCTCTCCAAACTCGTCAGCCTCGGAGTGCTGGACGGCGAGCCCGGTGTCTTTGCCATCCCTGAAGGACTGGACCTCGCGGAGTACCCCATTGTGGACGTGTCCAACGAGCCGTTCGACGGCAACCCCGCACACTCGTCGGACAGCATTGCGCGCGGCGAGCTGGCAACGGAAAACTGA
- a CDS encoding globin domain-containing protein, producing MLSDTSSPVIKATLPVVGEHIEEIAKRFYKHMFEARPDLLDGLFNRGNQADGRQQQALAGSIAAFAGFLVDKPDQLPDHLLSRVAHKHVSLGLAPDQYQIVHDHLMWSIVDVLGDAVTPEVAAAWDEVYWLMANMLINKERGLYNAVHLSPETIWRTWRVVRRIQETDDVLTFIVERTDERDVKPSLPGQYVTIKMLMHDGVHQPRQYSLTKADDGHHRQFAVKRVHGLPTPDGEMSNLLHNEIHEGDEVVLSAPFGDVVLEYTDRPVVLASAGIGITPMAGMLSHLVKAGSQRQVMLLHADDTPASFPLRAQVTEDLAQLADGSLNTWFLEPEGSPAGSGAAGTGSAGTGSAGTDSAPAFKGFMDVNAVDLPDDAEYYLCGPLPFLKSVRSALVARGVPAKDIQYEVFGPDLWLADFQ from the coding sequence ATGCTCTCAGACACCTCTTCTCCAGTCATCAAGGCAACGCTGCCTGTAGTTGGCGAGCACATCGAGGAGATCGCCAAACGGTTCTACAAACACATGTTCGAGGCGCGGCCGGACCTCCTGGACGGCCTCTTCAACCGGGGCAACCAGGCGGACGGGCGGCAGCAGCAGGCGTTGGCGGGGTCCATCGCGGCGTTTGCCGGGTTCCTCGTGGACAAGCCTGACCAGTTGCCGGACCATCTGCTCTCCCGCGTCGCGCACAAGCACGTGTCGCTGGGCCTGGCCCCGGATCAGTACCAGATTGTGCATGACCACCTGATGTGGTCCATCGTGGACGTGCTCGGGGATGCCGTGACTCCCGAGGTGGCCGCCGCCTGGGACGAGGTCTACTGGCTCATGGCCAACATGCTTATCAACAAGGAACGCGGACTCTACAACGCCGTGCACCTCTCACCCGAGACGATCTGGCGGACGTGGCGGGTTGTCCGGCGGATCCAGGAAACCGACGACGTGCTCACGTTCATCGTGGAACGCACCGACGAGCGCGACGTCAAGCCGTCCCTTCCCGGGCAGTACGTCACCATCAAGATGCTGATGCACGACGGCGTGCACCAGCCCCGGCAGTACAGCCTCACCAAGGCCGACGACGGCCACCACCGGCAGTTCGCGGTGAAGCGCGTCCACGGACTCCCCACGCCCGACGGCGAGATGTCCAACCTGCTCCACAACGAGATCCACGAAGGCGACGAGGTGGTGCTTTCGGCACCCTTCGGCGACGTGGTCCTGGAATACACGGACAGGCCGGTTGTCCTGGCCAGCGCGGGCATCGGCATCACGCCCATGGCCGGCATGCTGTCCCATCTGGTGAAGGCCGGTTCCCAGCGCCAGGTCATGCTCCTCCACGCGGATGACACCCCGGCGTCGTTCCCGCTCCGGGCCCAGGTCACCGAGGACCTCGCGCAGCTGGCGGACGGGTCACTGAACACGTGGTTCCTCGAACCGGAGGGCTCACCCGCTGGCTCCGGCGCAGCCGGGACAGGGTCAGCCGGGACGGGGTCAGCCGGGACGGACAGCGCACCGGCGTTCAAGGGCTTCATGGACGTCAACGCGGTGGATCTGCCGGACGACGCCGAATACTACCTCTGCGGTCCGCTGCCCTTCCTGAAGTCGGTCCGGAGCGCGCTGGTGGCACGGGGCGTACCGGCCAAGGACATCCAGTACGAAGTGTTCGGCCCGGACCTCTGGCTGGCCGACTTCCAATAG